A window of Dehalococcoidia bacterium contains these coding sequences:
- a CDS encoding FGGY-family carbohydrate kinase, which yields MRQTAGDDTLILSIDAGTQSVRAALVDLAGRIRHLVKTPIESYFSQRPGWAEQQPEYYWQTLCETCRRLFDAAGSPKKSIAAVTLTTQRGTYINVDRQGKALRPAILWLDQRKASTKGILDAGLVSFLKSAKLYDLVRFAVRYCRSNWVRQNEPDIWEKTHKFLGVSGYLTHRLTGEFRDSAGGIVGTMPFDVKTFNWAAKDDFTWRLFPIEEEKLPALVHPGDLLGHVTREAAEETGIPGGLPLIAASNDKACEILGAGCLTPETACISFGTIATINTQNSEYVELRPLMAPYASAIPFQFYSEVGVTRGLWMVSWFKEEFGLQERLLAAEKGMQPEELFEELMRSVPPGSMGLVLQPYWTPGPELASYAKGSIIGFGDIHTRAHLYRAIIEGVVFALKEGAQLTEEKNGVPITQVRASGGGSQSDSIMQVTADIFGLPVQRPHTHETSVVGAAIDAAVGLKLFPGFEQAVAAMTRVRDVFEPVGENVEIYRKLYERVYLKMYKRLLPLFREIQRITGYPD from the coding sequence GTGAGACAGACCGCTGGAGATGACACCCTGATTCTTTCCATCGACGCCGGCACGCAGTCGGTCCGCGCGGCCCTCGTCGACCTCGCCGGCCGCATCCGCCATCTCGTCAAGACCCCCATCGAGTCGTACTTTTCGCAGCGCCCCGGTTGGGCCGAGCAACAGCCGGAATACTACTGGCAGACGCTGTGCGAGACCTGCCGGAGGCTGTTCGACGCCGCTGGTTCCCCGAAAAAGAGCATCGCCGCTGTCACGCTGACGACCCAGCGCGGGACGTACATAAACGTCGACCGCCAGGGCAAGGCGTTGCGGCCGGCGATCCTCTGGCTCGACCAGAGGAAGGCTAGCACGAAGGGAATCCTCGATGCAGGCCTCGTCTCTTTTCTCAAGAGCGCGAAGCTCTATGACCTCGTCCGCTTCGCCGTCCGTTACTGCCGGTCGAACTGGGTCCGGCAGAACGAGCCCGACATCTGGGAGAAGACCCACAAGTTCCTCGGCGTCTCCGGCTACCTGACGCACCGGCTGACGGGCGAGTTCAGGGACTCGGCGGGGGGTATCGTCGGCACGATGCCGTTCGACGTGAAGACGTTCAACTGGGCGGCAAAGGACGACTTCACGTGGAGGCTGTTCCCGATCGAGGAGGAGAAGCTCCCGGCTCTGGTTCACCCCGGCGACCTGCTGGGGCACGTGACGCGCGAGGCCGCGGAAGAGACGGGCATTCCCGGCGGCCTGCCGTTGATCGCGGCCTCAAACGACAAGGCGTGCGAAATACTGGGCGCGGGCTGCCTCACGCCGGAGACAGCCTGCATCAGCTTCGGCACCATCGCCACGATCAACACCCAGAACAGCGAATACGTTGAGCTCCGCCCGTTGATGGCCCCCTACGCGTCGGCGATCCCTTTTCAATTTTACTCGGAGGTCGGCGTGACGAGGGGGCTGTGGATGGTATCGTGGTTCAAGGAGGAGTTCGGGCTGCAAGAGAGACTGCTGGCGGCGGAGAAGGGAATGCAGCCGGAGGAGCTGTTCGAGGAGCTTATGCGGAGCGTGCCGCCGGGCTCGATGGGCCTCGTTCTCCAGCCCTACTGGACGCCGGGCCCCGAGTTGGCATCCTACGCGAAGGGCTCGATAATCGGCTTCGGCGACATCCACACGAGGGCGCACCTGTACCGAGCGATCATCGAGGGGGTGGTCTTCGCGCTCAAAGAGGGAGCGCAACTGACGGAAGAGAAGAACGGCGTTCCCATCACGCAGGTCAGGGCGTCCGGCGGCGGCTCTCAGAGCGATTCGATCATGCAGGTGACGGCCGACATCTTCGGTCTGCCCGTTCAGAGGCCGCACACCCACGAGACGTCGGTCGTGGGGGCGGCAATCGACGCCGCCGTTGGGCTCAAGCTCTTCCCCGGCTTCGAGCAGGCGGTCGCCGCGATGACGCGGGTGCGGGACGTCTTCGAGCCCGTTGGGGAAAACGTGGAGATATACCGGAAGCTGTATGAGAGGGTCTACCTGAAGATGTACAAGAGGCTCCTGCCGCTGTTCCGGGAAATCCAGCGGATTACGGGCTATCCGGACTGA